In Selenomonas sp. TAMA-11512, a genomic segment contains:
- a CDS encoding FTR1 family protein: MKRIYTYVLIMMVVCFSFATAEAAPKWQEVADRIAVVVDQAVEVYKTGDYEGGRDLVNNAYYGLYEAEGLENVLRTTVSSKETNITEFQFYKLKRSMKNGEPIEAVQKEADELKRMVNENVRSLENAHGGTGWAAFLPAFLILIREGLEAILVLVAIIAYLQRTGNEKYLGTVYNWSIGAIIASFASAYVFVTVLDANVGGMSREVIEGGTALFAVVVLLATSAWLGGKADTKSWKQYIDGLVAHSVSQGTARALGLAAFLAVYREGAEVILFYQALFNNAAADVQMIWAGFGAGCVALAGIYFGISKGIVRIPLRPFFLFTSALMFLLAVTFSGSAVKELQEGSVLPMTQLDSFPVQVDILGIYPTAETLGMQAFILLIGVGMVLRARAKARHA, encoded by the coding sequence TTGAAACGAATATATACGTATGTATTAATAATGATGGTCGTTTGCTTTAGTTTCGCGACGGCCGAGGCCGCGCCGAAATGGCAGGAGGTGGCGGACCGCATCGCCGTAGTCGTCGATCAGGCGGTCGAGGTATACAAGACGGGCGACTATGAAGGCGGACGTGATCTCGTGAACAATGCCTACTACGGTCTCTATGAGGCGGAAGGGCTTGAGAACGTCCTGCGCACAACGGTCTCCTCAAAGGAAACGAACATCACGGAGTTTCAGTTCTACAAGCTCAAGCGCTCCATGAAGAACGGCGAACCCATTGAAGCGGTGCAGAAGGAAGCGGATGAGCTCAAGCGCATGGTCAACGAGAACGTCCGGTCGCTTGAGAATGCACATGGCGGCACGGGCTGGGCTGCCTTCCTGCCGGCATTTCTGATTCTGATTCGCGAGGGGCTTGAGGCGATCCTCGTCCTCGTCGCGATTATCGCCTATCTGCAGAGAACGGGCAACGAGAAGTATCTCGGAACGGTCTATAACTGGTCCATCGGCGCGATCATTGCAAGCTTTGCGAGCGCCTATGTGTTTGTGACCGTCCTCGATGCGAATGTGGGAGGCATGAGCCGTGAGGTGATCGAGGGAGGCACGGCTCTCTTTGCCGTCGTCGTTCTTCTCGCTACGAGTGCATGGCTCGGCGGCAAGGCGGACACGAAGTCGTGGAAGCAGTACATCGACGGCCTCGTCGCGCATTCGGTATCGCAGGGGACGGCCAGGGCGCTCGGTCTTGCGGCGTTTCTCGCCGTGTACCGCGAGGGAGCCGAGGTCATTCTGTTCTATCAGGCGCTCTTCAACAATGCCGCAGCAGATGTCCAGATGATTTGGGCAGGATTCGGCGCTGGCTGTGTGGCGCTTGCCGGGATTTACTTCGGTATCTCGAAGGGCATCGTGCGCATCCCGCTTCGTCCCTTCTTCCTCTTTACGAGTGCCCTTATGTTCCTGCTCGCCGTGACCTTTTCGGGCAGCGCTGTCAAGGAGCTGCAGGAGGGCAGCGTTCTGCCGATGACACAGCTGGACAGCTTCCCTGTCCAGGTGGATATCCTGGGCATCTACCCGACGGCGGAGACGCTCGGGATGCAGGCGTTTATTCTGCTCATCGGCGTCGGGATGGTGCTGCGGGCGCGGGCTAAAGCAAGGCACGCATAG
- a CDS encoding energy transducer TonB, producing the protein MRYSPNWRLTVLAAIFLHFFIWLGAGLALPLLDFRGNPVTIDEMTMVDDYGEENGEEEAEPEKKEEEPPPPEPPVVDIPPEEYTPIEAETTEEAIEKLDQMENKDNPESKGNKPPKQQNMQFGALIVEGYTPDTSGTNFRGRVGFLVDLDENGKMTGYKITKTSNRTVIDTICLNAIRRFKFEPAVDMEGKTMKTKRLIMFEFDGSGPHIFDDRENIKIRTNKELWMREKAAAEKGAKDAKPEE; encoded by the coding sequence ATGCGATATTCACCGAATTGGCGCCTGACGGTTCTGGCAGCCATCTTCCTGCACTTCTTTATCTGGCTGGGTGCGGGCTTGGCGCTTCCCTTGCTCGATTTTCGGGGCAATCCCGTCACCATCGATGAAATGACGATGGTTGACGACTATGGTGAAGAGAACGGCGAGGAGGAAGCCGAGCCGGAAAAGAAGGAAGAGGAACCGCCGCCGCCTGAGCCGCCGGTCGTCGATATACCTCCTGAGGAGTATACGCCCATTGAGGCGGAGACGACGGAGGAAGCAATCGAGAAGCTCGACCAAATGGAGAACAAGGATAATCCGGAGTCGAAGGGGAATAAGCCGCCGAAGCAGCAGAATATGCAATTCGGTGCGCTCATCGTGGAAGGGTATACGCCGGATACGAGCGGAACGAATTTCCGCGGCCGTGTCGGTTTTCTTGTCGATCTGGACGAGAACGGGAAGATGACGGGGTATAAAATAACGAAGACGTCAAATCGTACCGTCATTGACACAATTTGCTTGAATGCGATTCGTCGGTTCAAATTTGAGCCTGCCGTTGATATGGAAGGAAAGACGATGAAGACGAAGCGTCTCATCATGTTCGAGTTTGACGGCTCGGGTCCGCACATCTTCGATGACAGGGAAAATATAAAGATACGCACGAATAAAGAGCTGTGGATGAGAGAAAAGGCTGCCGCCGAAAAGGGTGCGAAGGATGCAAAGCCGGAAGAGTAA
- a CDS encoding biopolymer transporter ExbD, translated as MRRDMRITKEPLVMIIPMIDIMLFLLVFFMISTIYMVQTNTVQVALPQAAAAKMETRPNIVPITVTQRGDVLFDKDELPNQEIEQKVRDALAADADTVFVLRGDAQADYEDVVHVLDILKRAGTRHVSIATETKR; from the coding sequence ATGCGTCGTGATATGCGCATTACAAAAGAGCCGCTTGTCATGATTATACCGATGATAGATATCATGCTGTTCCTTCTCGTGTTCTTTATGATATCGACCATCTACATGGTGCAGACGAATACCGTGCAGGTCGCTCTGCCGCAGGCGGCTGCAGCGAAAATGGAGACGCGTCCGAACATCGTGCCGATTACGGTCACGCAGCGCGGCGATGTCCTCTTTGATAAGGATGAGCTGCCCAATCAGGAGATTGAGCAGAAGGTCAGAGATGCTTTGGCGGCGGATGCCGATACGGTCTTTGTTCTGCGCGGCGACGCACAGGCGGATTACGAGGACGTCGTCCATGTACTGGATATTCTGAAGCGCGCCGGTACGCGCCATGTGTCGATAGCGACCGAGACAAAGAGGTAG
- a CDS encoding MotA/TolQ/ExbB proton channel family protein, with the protein MENSLELFQKGGSVMYALLLCSIAVAVIGIERFRFYRQAGRNAAAFIAQLPLLGEGDVNKAMETSGAENTAPGTVAEAGFRAQLNGQDVQLALDTAYTEVAMELRAHLNYLSTIVTLAPLLGLLGTISGMIESFSIFSVRAGEPLAITGGIGEALIATATGLCVAIFALLVHTYFAQRLDEMLAALDKTSTAVISALHRKGGTSHAS; encoded by the coding sequence ATGGAAAACAGCTTAGAGTTATTCCAAAAGGGCGGCTCTGTCATGTACGCTCTTTTGCTTTGTTCAATCGCGGTCGCTGTGATAGGTATTGAGAGATTTCGCTTCTATCGGCAAGCCGGACGCAACGCGGCGGCGTTCATCGCGCAGCTTCCGCTTCTGGGAGAGGGCGATGTGAATAAGGCCATGGAGACGAGCGGAGCGGAGAATACGGCTCCGGGAACAGTTGCGGAGGCCGGATTCCGTGCGCAGCTCAACGGGCAGGATGTACAGCTTGCGCTTGATACGGCGTATACGGAGGTGGCGATGGAGCTTCGCGCGCATCTGAATTACCTTTCCACGATTGTCACGTTGGCACCACTCCTGGGCCTTTTGGGCACGATCTCGGGCATGATAGAGTCGTTCTCGATCTTCAGCGTGCGGGCGGGAGAACCGCTTGCCATCACGGGCGGTATCGGCGAAGCGCTCATCGCGACGGCGACAGGGCTCTGTGTGGCCATCTTTGCGCTGCTTGTCCACACGTACTTTGCACAGCGGCTCGATGAGATGCTCGCGGCACTCGACAAGACGTCGACGGCTGTAATCAGTGCTCTTCACAGGAAAGGCGGCACAAGTCATGCGTCGTGA
- a CDS encoding HMA2 domain-containing protein: MDLFGIQIPRNKLDLFIRSVEISSFLPGRIRLYSKKLVGNEALAKEIQAQLRSFKELSEVETNTVTGSILIKYTPQLLHTNPDLTRVEEYIKANAKQ; the protein is encoded by the coding sequence ATGGATTTATTCGGCATACAGATACCTAGGAACAAACTCGATCTTTTCATTCGGTCGGTGGAGATTTCATCCTTCCTTCCCGGACGCATTCGTCTGTACTCGAAAAAGCTTGTCGGAAATGAGGCGCTTGCCAAGGAGATTCAAGCGCAGCTCAGGTCGTTTAAAGAGCTCTCCGAGGTCGAGACGAATACCGTGACGGGATCGATTCTCATCAAGTACACGCCGCAGCTGCTCCACACGAATCCCGATCTCACGCGAGTGGAGGAATACATCAAGGCAAACGCGAAACAATAA
- a CDS encoding FAD-dependent oxidoreductase, translating into MEKEVFDAIVIGGGPAGITAGIYLARANCRVLVLEKDAFGGQIRITSEVVNYPGCESVSGEELAGRMRRQAAAFGAEFQMADVTELRKDGDIHEVVTDRGVFRALGILLATGAKPRTVGFAGEKEFQGRGVAYCATCDGEFFTGKDIFVIGGGYAAAEEAVFLTRYAKHVTILMRGKDFSCAPGTAQEARDHKDIDIVTEAEVMSLTGAGLPEKLIYRNKRTGEEVVYTPADGENFGVFVFAGYEPETKLVEGIVDLDEKGYVIVDNRQATSAEGIYAAGDVCGKVLRQVVTAAGDGATAATELERHVVKMRRKLGIEREKPAAPKKVHAAAPAAAEAAPADGPFTPEMIAQLEMVFSKMARPLKLSLHLDDRPVSEELKGYISELVKLTDKLTMEVADGAAGEELPYVRVLTEDGAAVGQTFHGVPGGHEFQSFVLGLYNMAGPGQPIGDAEKERIEKIDRDIHIELMVSLSCTMCPDLVTAAQRIASLSPHVTVDTYDLAHFPERKDKWQVMSVPCFVVNGGKPGFGKKNIRELLDIIEAQ; encoded by the coding sequence ATGGAAAAAGAAGTATTTGACGCCATCGTTATCGGCGGCGGACCTGCGGGAATCACCGCGGGAATATATCTGGCGCGCGCGAACTGTCGTGTGCTCGTTCTGGAGAAAGACGCATTCGGCGGACAGATCCGCATCACGTCGGAGGTCGTAAACTATCCGGGCTGCGAGTCCGTGAGCGGTGAAGAGCTGGCAGGGCGGATGCGCCGTCAGGCGGCGGCCTTCGGCGCCGAATTTCAAATGGCGGATGTCACGGAGCTGCGCAAGGACGGCGACATCCATGAGGTTGTCACAGACAGAGGCGTATTCCGTGCGCTCGGCATTCTGCTGGCAACGGGGGCAAAGCCCCGCACGGTCGGCTTTGCGGGCGAGAAGGAATTTCAGGGGCGCGGCGTAGCCTACTGCGCGACGTGCGACGGTGAATTTTTCACAGGCAAGGATATTTTCGTCATCGGCGGCGGATACGCGGCGGCGGAAGAAGCCGTCTTCCTGACGCGCTACGCAAAGCATGTGACGATTCTGATGCGGGGGAAGGATTTTTCCTGCGCGCCCGGGACGGCACAAGAGGCAAGAGATCACAAGGACATTGACATCGTCACGGAGGCGGAGGTCATGTCCCTGACCGGTGCCGGTCTTCCGGAAAAGCTCATATATCGGAACAAGAGGACGGGCGAAGAGGTCGTCTATACGCCTGCGGATGGAGAGAATTTCGGCGTCTTCGTCTTCGCCGGCTATGAGCCGGAGACAAAGCTGGTCGAGGGAATCGTTGATCTCGATGAAAAGGGCTATGTCATTGTCGACAACAGGCAGGCCACGTCCGCGGAGGGTATCTACGCGGCGGGCGATGTCTGCGGCAAGGTGCTGCGGCAGGTCGTCACGGCGGCAGGCGATGGTGCGACCGCCGCGACGGAGCTCGAGCGTCATGTGGTGAAGATGCGGCGCAAGCTGGGCATCGAAAGGGAAAAGCCGGCCGCGCCCAAGAAGGTGCATGCGGCCGCGCCTGCGGCAGCGGAAGCAGCGCCTGCGGACGGTCCCTTCACACCGGAGATGATCGCGCAGCTTGAGATGGTGTTTTCGAAGATGGCGAGGCCGCTGAAGCTTTCCCTGCATCTCGATGATCGTCCGGTCTCCGAGGAGCTCAAGGGCTATATCTCCGAGCTCGTCAAGCTTACGGACAAGCTTACGATGGAGGTCGCCGACGGTGCGGCTGGAGAAGAGCTGCCCTATGTCCGCGTGCTTACGGAAGACGGCGCGGCAGTGGGACAGACCTTCCACGGCGTACCGGGAGGGCATGAATTTCAGAGCTTTGTCCTTGGCCTTTACAATATGGCAGGGCCGGGACAGCCGATCGGCGATGCCGAGAAGGAGCGCATAGAGAAGATTGACAGGGATATCCACATAGAGCTCATGGTCAGCCTGTCGTGCACGATGTGCCCGGATCTCGTCACGGCGGCACAGCGCATTGCGAGTCTGTCACCGCATGTTACCGTGGATACGTATGATCTTGCGCACTTCCCCGAGCGCAAGGACAAGTGGCAGGTAATGAGCGTGCCGTGCTTTGTTGTCAACGGCGGCAAACCGGGCTTCGGAAAGAAGAACATCCGCGAACTGCTGGATATCATTGAAGCGCAATAG
- the ahpC gene encoding alkyl hydroperoxide reductase subunit C, giving the protein MSMINKEVADFSVQAFQNNAFHTVSKKDILGKWSIFFFYPADFTFVCPTELEDLQNLYEKFKKAGAEVFSVSTDTHFTHKAWHDHSDRIKNITYPMLADPIHVLSRAFDVLIEEGDGAGLAERGTFIVDPDGRIQAYEVNAGNVGRNADELLRKLEACQFVREHGDQVCPAKWQPGAETLKPSLDLIGAL; this is encoded by the coding sequence ATGTCAATGATCAATAAGGAAGTTGCAGATTTCAGCGTCCAGGCTTTCCAGAACAATGCTTTCCATACCGTTTCGAAGAAAGATATTCTCGGCAAGTGGAGCATTTTCTTCTTCTATCCGGCGGACTTCACATTTGTTTGCCCCACGGAGCTGGAGGATCTTCAGAATCTCTATGAAAAGTTTAAGAAGGCGGGCGCAGAGGTGTTCTCCGTTTCCACGGACACGCACTTCACACACAAGGCTTGGCACGATCATTCGGACCGCATCAAGAACATTACGTATCCGATGCTTGCGGATCCCATCCACGTTCTCTCCCGCGCCTTTGATGTCCTGATTGAAGAGGGCGACGGTGCAGGGCTCGCGGAGCGCGGCACGTTCATCGTCGATCCGGACGGCAGGATCCAGGCGTATGAGGTCAATGCGGGCAATGTTGGCCGCAATGCGGACGAGCTTCTCAGAAAGCTTGAGGCTTGCCAGTTTGTACGTGAACATGGCGATCAGGTTTGCCCTGCAAAGTGGCAGCCGGGCGCTGAGACATTGAAGCCGTCTCTCGATCTAATCGGCGCACTGTAA
- a CDS encoding multidrug efflux RND transporter permease subunit has translation MARFFIHRPIFAIVIALVITIVGIISALQLAVAQYPQISPPSVTVGTMYTGANASVVNDTVASIIEEQINGTEGMDYMSSNSDDTGRYSLTVTFDTDTDADMDSVKVQNNAATATASLPGDVQQVGITTRKASNDMSLIVQMSSPDGSYDSVWMKNYISVYMMDKIKRVPGVGDVNVFGSDYSMRIWLNPDKLAELNLTIANVTAALNEQNVQAPAGTIGQMPAPRDQEKQYTGKVQGRLTTPEEFGNVILRAEPNGAFIRLKDVARIETGAKTNNIEVRQNGGATSVAFGVMMTNDANAMETVSGVKKIVEETQQELPPGLELTEIVDSTKFIRNSIEEVLHTFFEALVLVVLVIFIFLQSWRATLIPLIAVPVSLIGTFGSFVLLDFSINTLTLFAMVLAIGLVVDDAIVVIENVEHHMTQEGLSPIDATERAMDEVQGPVVAIAVVLASVFVPMAFLGGMTGILYKQFSLTIAVSMGISAFVALTLTPALCAMMLKPHDPEAKKSVLDRFFDAFNQWFERLTNRYTGIVAWSLKQAKLAIVFMAVIIAGIYVLFNALPSTLVPDEDQGYYVVSTTLPEGTSLNRTMETAQPIADMLGTLPGVDRVMAITGFDILSFGSKPNASTMFVALKPWEERTTMETNINTLIGKSIGMANAARPEAFTLAFNTPALPGLGMVGGFTMQLQDLQGHTEEGLDQITKQIVAAANARPELQGVRTTYSIASPTVEFDVDREKVKNLGVQLSDVFTAMQVNYGGYQVNDFNEFGRSYKVMLQADTDYRNASETTRFFFVKNNAGTMVPLNTLLTPHNSTGPTIISRFNNARAVQIQGNAAEGYSSGQAIAAIQEVVHEVAPTGFGIEWSGTAREEVKASGSTARVIALALVFVFLALAALYESWSVPFAVLMTVPTGIFGALFSEWLIGLLYGVLGLENGGLQNSLYMQIGIIMIMGLAAKNAILIVEFAKVRVDRGMDPFKAAVEAAGLRLRPILMTSFAFILGCVPLAIASGAGSAARNGMGVAVVGGMTFATMVGIFLIPVFYIIVEKVAHFLGGGTKRGKEKTSTDYM, from the coding sequence TTGGCAAGATTTTTTATACACCGACCGATTTTCGCCATCGTCATCGCGCTGGTGATCACGATCGTCGGCATCATCTCCGCGCTGCAGCTCGCTGTGGCGCAGTATCCGCAGATTTCGCCTCCATCCGTTACCGTCGGCACGATGTATACGGGGGCGAATGCCTCCGTTGTCAACGATACGGTTGCTTCCATCATCGAAGAGCAGATCAACGGTACGGAAGGCATGGACTATATGTCGTCCAATTCGGATGATACGGGCCGTTATTCTCTGACGGTTACGTTTGACACCGATACCGATGCCGACATGGATTCCGTCAAGGTGCAGAACAACGCCGCTACGGCGACGGCATCCCTTCCCGGTGATGTCCAGCAGGTGGGCATCACGACCCGCAAGGCATCGAATGATATGTCTCTCATCGTTCAGATGTCATCGCCGGACGGCTCCTATGATTCCGTTTGGATGAAGAATTATATTTCCGTCTACATGATGGACAAGATCAAGCGCGTCCCGGGCGTCGGCGATGTCAATGTCTTCGGCTCCGACTACTCCATGCGCATCTGGCTCAATCCGGATAAGCTCGCCGAGCTGAACCTCACCATCGCCAATGTGACGGCTGCGCTGAATGAGCAGAACGTGCAGGCGCCGGCGGGCACGATCGGCCAGATGCCGGCCCCGCGCGATCAGGAGAAGCAGTATACGGGCAAGGTGCAGGGACGTCTGACGACACCGGAGGAATTCGGCAATGTCATCCTGCGGGCAGAGCCGAACGGTGCGTTCATCCGTCTTAAGGATGTCGCGCGCATCGAAACGGGCGCAAAGACGAACAACATTGAAGTCCGGCAGAATGGCGGCGCTACGTCCGTCGCTTTCGGCGTCATGATGACGAATGACGCAAATGCGATGGAAACGGTCTCCGGAGTCAAGAAAATCGTCGAGGAGACACAGCAGGAGCTGCCTCCGGGGCTTGAGCTCACAGAGATTGTCGACTCGACAAAGTTTATCCGAAACTCCATCGAAGAGGTGCTGCACACCTTCTTCGAGGCGCTTGTTCTCGTCGTGCTTGTCATCTTCATCTTCCTGCAGAGCTGGAGAGCGACGCTCATTCCGCTCATCGCCGTGCCGGTCTCGCTGATCGGTACGTTCGGCTCTTTCGTCTTGCTGGACTTCTCCATCAATACGCTGACCCTGTTTGCGATGGTCTTGGCCATCGGTCTTGTCGTCGATGATGCCATTGTCGTCATCGAAAATGTCGAGCATCACATGACGCAGGAGGGGCTTTCTCCGATCGACGCTACCGAGCGTGCCATGGATGAGGTGCAGGGGCCGGTCGTCGCGATTGCCGTCGTGCTCGCCTCGGTCTTCGTCCCGATGGCGTTCCTCGGCGGCATGACGGGTATTCTCTACAAGCAGTTCTCGCTGACCATCGCCGTCTCGATGGGCATTTCGGCGTTCGTCGCGCTTACGCTCACACCGGCGCTCTGTGCGATGATGCTGAAGCCGCATGATCCGGAGGCGAAGAAGAGCGTGCTTGATCGGTTCTTTGATGCGTTCAACCAGTGGTTTGAGCGCCTTACGAACCGATATACGGGAATCGTCGCGTGGTCCTTAAAGCAGGCGAAGCTGGCGATTGTCTTCATGGCTGTTATTATCGCCGGCATCTATGTCCTCTTCAATGCCCTTCCCTCGACCCTTGTCCCCGATGAGGATCAGGGCTATTACGTCGTTTCAACGACACTGCCGGAAGGTACATCGCTCAATCGTACAATGGAGACGGCACAGCCGATTGCGGACATGCTCGGTACACTTCCCGGCGTGGATCGCGTCATGGCGATTACGGGCTTTGACATTCTCTCATTCGGCAGCAAGCCGAACGCGTCGACGATGTTCGTTGCGCTGAAGCCGTGGGAAGAGCGCACGACCATGGAAACCAATATCAATACGCTGATCGGCAAGTCCATCGGCATGGCGAACGCGGCGCGGCCGGAGGCGTTTACGCTCGCGTTCAATACGCCGGCGCTTCCGGGTCTCGGTATGGTCGGCGGCTTTACAATGCAGCTGCAGGATCTGCAGGGGCATACGGAGGAGGGGCTCGATCAGATTACAAAGCAGATTGTTGCGGCGGCGAATGCGCGTCCGGAGCTGCAGGGTGTCCGTACGACGTATTCCATCGCCTCGCCGACCGTCGAGTTTGATGTTGACCGCGAAAAGGTCAAGAATCTCGGCGTGCAGCTTTCCGATGTCTTCACAGCGATGCAGGTCAACTACGGCGGCTATCAGGTGAACGACTTCAATGAGTTCGGCCGCAGCTACAAGGTCATGCTGCAGGCGGATACGGACTACAGGAACGCCTCCGAGACGACGCGCTTCTTCTTTGTAAAGAACAATGCCGGCACGATGGTGCCGCTCAATACGCTTCTCACCCCGCACAACTCGACCGGCCCGACGATCATCTCGCGCTTTAACAACGCGCGTGCCGTGCAGATTCAGGGAAATGCCGCGGAAGGATACAGCTCCGGGCAGGCGATCGCCGCGATTCAGGAAGTCGTACACGAGGTCGCTCCGACCGGATTCGGCATTGAGTGGTCGGGCACGGCACGCGAGGAAGTGAAGGCGTCGGGCTCGACAGCCAGGGTCATTGCCCTTGCACTCGTCTTCGTATTCCTTGCTCTCGCGGCGCTCTATGAGAGCTGGTCGGTGCCGTTCGCCGTCCTCATGACCGTGCCGACAGGCATCTTCGGAGCTTTGTTCTCCGAGTGGCTGATCGGACTCCTATACGGCGTGCTGGGACTGGAAAACGGCGGCCTGCAAAATTCCCTTTACATGCAGATCGGCATCATCATGATTATGGGACTTGCCGCGAAGAATGCCATCCTCATCGTCGAGTTCGCCAAGGTGCGCGTCGACCGCGGAATGGATCCCTTCAAGGCGGCCGTCGAGGCCGCCGGGCTGCGACTTCGTCCGATCCTAATGACGAGCTTTGCCTTTATTCTCGGCTGCGTGCCTCTGGCCATCGCTTCGGGGGCGGGATCGGCGGCTCGTAACGGCATGGGTGTTGCCGTCGTCGGCGGCATGACGTTCGCGACGATGGTCGGTATCTTCCTCATCCCGGTCTTCTACATCATTGTCGAGAAGGTGGCTCACTTCCTCGGCGGCGGTACGAAGCGCGGAAAAGAGAAGACTTCCACGGATTATATGTAA
- a CDS encoding efflux RND transporter periplasmic adaptor subunit, with the protein MFSFKMKRRELAAAAVLAISVLLAGCGGNEAQPQGAGKQVKAMQVLRQDTPLSSEYAGQVRSMDQVNVQARVSGNVIEKYFHGGDYVSAGQPLYRIDSRQYEAAVLQAQANLAQVRATLNNARVDLARYEELLKSDSIAEQTVATQRANVSAYEAAVDANEALLLRARQDLDDTIVYAPMSGKLGVDDVAVGTYATAGNTTLVTLGSDSPVYIQFAISETEYLKFMGMRNYGDSNDPSNLSVGIKLSDGTEYPLQGRLVAADRSLAENTGTLTVRAVVDNPNGALLSGMFARVKLSGEIIPNAMLVPQRAVQQLLGKSFVIVVGPDNKSVTKIVTVGTQIGSYVLIESGLEPDDVVVVEGLTNLQEGMPLAVTMVTAQDMGFSLESSSEQVTASGSNK; encoded by the coding sequence TTGTTTTCGTTTAAGATGAAGAGACGTGAACTGGCTGCGGCTGCGGTCTTGGCTATATCGGTGCTTTTGGCGGGCTGCGGGGGAAATGAGGCGCAGCCGCAGGGTGCAGGCAAGCAGGTCAAAGCCATGCAGGTTCTCCGTCAGGATACGCCCCTTTCCAGTGAATACGCCGGTCAGGTGCGCAGCATGGATCAGGTCAATGTGCAGGCGCGCGTCTCCGGCAATGTGATTGAGAAGTATTTCCATGGCGGCGACTATGTGTCCGCCGGGCAGCCGCTCTACCGCATTGATTCCCGTCAGTACGAAGCCGCTGTCCTACAGGCGCAGGCGAACCTCGCACAGGTGCGGGCGACATTGAATAACGCCCGCGTTGATCTCGCACGCTATGAAGAGCTCCTGAAGTCCGACTCGATTGCCGAGCAGACCGTAGCGACGCAGCGCGCAAACGTCAGCGCGTATGAGGCTGCCGTGGATGCGAACGAGGCACTGCTGCTCCGTGCGCGTCAGGATCTCGACGATACGATTGTCTACGCACCGATGAGCGGTAAGCTCGGCGTCGATGATGTCGCCGTCGGCACATACGCGACGGCGGGCAATACGACGCTCGTCACGCTCGGCTCCGACAGCCCCGTCTACATCCAGTTTGCCATCTCCGAGACGGAATATTTGAAGTTTATGGGGATGCGCAACTATGGCGATTCCAATGATCCGTCCAATCTCTCGGTGGGCATCAAGCTTTCCGACGGCACCGAGTATCCGCTGCAGGGACGTCTTGTCGCGGCGGACCGCTCGCTTGCCGAAAATACGGGTACGCTCACCGTTCGTGCCGTCGTGGATAATCCGAACGGCGCTCTTCTTTCGGGCATGTTCGCGCGTGTCAAGCTCTCCGGAGAGATCATTCCGAATGCGATGCTCGTTCCGCAGCGCGCGGTGCAGCAGCTCCTGGGCAAATCCTTTGTCATCGTCGTCGGCCCGGACAACAAGTCGGTCACGAAGATCGTTACGGTCGGTACGCAGATCGGCAGCTATGTCCTCATCGAAAGCGGCCTTGAGCCGGATGACGTCGTCGTCGTGGAAGGTCTGACAAATCTGCAGGAAGGCATGCCTCTTGCCGTCACGATGGTGACGGCGCAGGATATGGGATTCTCTCTTGAATCTTCGAGCGAGCAGGTAACCGCGTCCGGCTCGAACAAGTAA
- the rnc gene encoding ribonuclease III produces MQKITDARRKELVTLALKLGVTFTNIELLHEALIHTSYANEAKGKEIRHNERLEFLGDAVLELASSTYLFEHFPDRPEGEMTKARASIVCEPTLAKRAKELELGKHLLLGRGEGSTGGRARPSILCDAFEAIIGAIYLDQGWQTAFDYVLRELKDEFLSIDSGENLQDYKTLLQEHIQKKSGQTISYELVDEQGPDHEKAFFFVVRINDKICGRGEGPNKKLAEQRAAKAALEKLGRL; encoded by the coding sequence GTGCAGAAGATTACAGATGCACGGCGCAAAGAACTGGTGACGCTCGCTTTAAAGCTGGGCGTCACTTTTACGAATATCGAGCTCCTGCATGAAGCGCTGATACATACCTCCTATGCCAACGAGGCGAAGGGAAAGGAGATCCGGCACAACGAGCGGCTCGAGTTTCTCGGCGACGCGGTGCTGGAGCTGGCAAGCAGCACCTATCTCTTTGAGCACTTTCCCGATCGCCCGGAAGGGGAGATGACGAAGGCCCGCGCCTCCATCGTCTGTGAACCGACGCTTGCGAAGCGGGCAAAGGAGCTCGAGCTGGGCAAGCATCTCCTGCTCGGGCGCGGCGAGGGCTCCACGGGAGGCAGGGCACGCCCGTCGATTCTCTGTGACGCGTTCGAGGCGATCATCGGCGCGATCTACCTCGATCAGGGGTGGCAGACCGCCTTCGACTACGTGCTTCGCGAGCTGAAGGACGAGTTTCTCTCCATCGACAGCGGCGAGAACCTGCAGGATTACAAGACTCTCCTGCAGGAGCATATTCAGAAGAAGAGCGGGCAGACCATCAGCTATGAGCTCGTTGACGAGCAGGGGCCCGATCATGAGAAAGCGTTCTTCTTTGTCGTCCGAATCAACGATAAAATCTGCGGCCGCGGTGAAGGGCCGAACAAGAAGCTCGCCGAGCAGCGAGCGGCAAAGGCGGCGCTTGAAAAATTAGGCAGATTATAG